The Streptomyces kanamyceticus genome window below encodes:
- a CDS encoding bifunctional glycosyltransferase 87/phosphatase PAP2 family protein — translation MVNREHRGPGGALGARPPDGPQARIGAIRIALWLIAALLAARQAAAVLLTPRTERFTDLETWIGPEGVLHVKGSLYDADKFTGTPFFGLVLKPLARSAEQALGWGWTFGTLGLVVVIGLLAARALPQPVSRRTALLAAPVAISLLILSLPVRNALYLGQTSIIPVLLVLLGLFAVRGERASGVLIGVGAALQPTILLFAGLLWFTGRKRAAASTGLTFAACTALAWAVLPHDSWTYWVHHLAGAGLGANPDANANQSLHGMLLRFGIRGPLETGLFLGLGAAVVFLGVRRAVRYAKDGQLLLATAVTGCVAVVVSPTTWQHQLLWVLFAVVGRAGKKQSDRYVWPVAVVLVSTLPAKMMLPNVPASEPVRDNVVLVAALAAAVVVPFLSRTHPRYRSPTPTDYAAPLPARWQWVPLVPFWRRVLTRPNLLLELLLIRVGYSAYQQVRLAATGGTISGGRATAERHGEQVYAIEQFLHIDVEHWFNHLTARTGWLEDFLNFYYTSFHFVVPLTVLAVLYARRPAEYRWARSALGFATVLALIGFWAYPLAPPRLMPELGFIDTVHGVQDFTQPNYGTLTDLTNQYAAMPSLHFGWSLWCGLVIAIVAPKWWMKALGLLHPFFTVCAIVGTGNHWVLDAVGGAAVVGAGFGLTYLLQGPRVRQPLKAVPATDPATDPATDPATDPATVPATGTSRDDPAKDRTPS, via the coding sequence GTGGTGAACAGGGAGCACAGGGGACCCGGCGGTGCTTTGGGGGCCCGGCCGCCCGACGGCCCTCAGGCGCGGATCGGCGCGATCCGCATCGCCCTCTGGCTGATCGCCGCGCTCCTCGCGGCCCGGCAGGCGGCCGCCGTGCTGCTTACGCCGAGGACCGAGCGCTTCACCGATCTGGAGACCTGGATCGGCCCGGAGGGCGTCCTGCACGTGAAGGGCTCGCTCTACGACGCGGACAAGTTCACCGGGACGCCGTTCTTCGGTCTGGTCCTCAAACCCCTGGCCCGTTCCGCCGAGCAGGCGCTCGGCTGGGGCTGGACGTTCGGCACGCTCGGCCTGGTCGTGGTCATCGGGCTGCTCGCGGCCCGCGCCCTGCCGCAGCCGGTGTCACGGCGCACCGCGCTGCTCGCCGCGCCCGTGGCGATCAGTCTCCTGATCCTCTCGCTGCCGGTCCGCAACGCCCTCTACCTCGGCCAGACCAGCATCATCCCGGTGCTGCTCGTCCTGCTGGGACTCTTCGCGGTCCGCGGTGAACGGGCCAGTGGTGTCCTGATCGGCGTGGGCGCGGCCCTGCAGCCCACGATCCTGCTCTTCGCCGGGCTGCTCTGGTTCACCGGACGCAAGCGCGCCGCCGCCTCCACCGGGCTCACCTTCGCCGCCTGCACCGCGCTGGCCTGGGCCGTCCTGCCGCACGACTCCTGGACGTACTGGGTCCACCACCTGGCGGGCGCGGGACTCGGCGCGAACCCGGACGCCAACGCCAACCAGTCGCTGCACGGCATGCTGCTCCGGTTCGGCATCAGGGGCCCCTTGGAGACGGGGCTCTTCCTGGGGCTCGGCGCGGCCGTCGTCTTCCTCGGCGTGCGCCGCGCGGTGCGCTACGCGAAGGACGGGCAGCTCCTCCTCGCCACCGCGGTCACCGGCTGCGTGGCCGTCGTGGTGTCGCCGACGACCTGGCAGCACCAGCTCCTGTGGGTGCTCTTCGCGGTGGTCGGCAGGGCGGGCAAGAAGCAGTCCGACCGGTACGTGTGGCCGGTGGCCGTCGTTCTGGTGTCGACGCTGCCCGCCAAGATGATGCTGCCGAACGTACCGGCCAGCGAGCCGGTCAGGGACAACGTGGTCCTGGTCGCGGCGCTCGCCGCCGCCGTCGTGGTGCCGTTCCTGTCCCGTACGCATCCGCGGTACCGGAGCCCGACCCCCACCGACTACGCGGCGCCCCTCCCCGCCCGCTGGCAGTGGGTGCCGCTCGTCCCGTTCTGGCGGCGCGTCCTGACCCGTCCGAACCTGCTCCTCGAACTGCTCCTGATCCGCGTCGGCTACTCCGCGTACCAGCAGGTCAGGCTGGCCGCGACGGGCGGCACCATCTCCGGGGGCCGGGCCACCGCCGAGCGGCACGGCGAACAGGTGTACGCGATCGAGCAGTTCCTGCACATCGACGTCGAGCACTGGTTCAACCACCTCACGGCGCGGACCGGTTGGCTCGAGGACTTCCTCAACTTCTACTACACGTCGTTCCACTTCGTGGTGCCGCTGACCGTCCTCGCCGTCCTGTACGCGCGCAGGCCCGCCGAGTACCGCTGGGCGCGCTCCGCGCTCGGCTTCGCGACGGTCCTCGCCCTCATCGGCTTCTGGGCCTACCCGCTGGCCCCGCCGCGCCTGATGCCGGAGCTCGGCTTCATCGACACGGTGCACGGCGTCCAGGACTTCACCCAGCCGAACTACGGCACGCTGACCGACCTCACCAACCAGTACGCGGCGATGCCCTCGCTGCACTTCGGCTGGTCCCTGTGGTGCGGTCTGGTCATCGCGATCGTCGCGCCGAAGTGGTGGATGAAGGCGCTCGGCCTGCTGCACCCGTTCTTCACGGTCTGCGCGATCGTGGGCACCGGCAACCACTGGGTGCTCGACGCGGTGGGCGGCGCGGCCGTGGTGGGCGCGGGCTTCGGCCTGACGTATCTGCTCCAGGGACCCAGGGTGCGACAGCCACTCAAGGCGGTGCCCGCCACCGATCCCGCGACCGATCCCGCGACCGATCCCGCGACCGATCCCGCCACCGTTCCCGCTACCGG